A region of Ictidomys tridecemlineatus isolate mIctTri1 chromosome 4, mIctTri1.hap1, whole genome shotgun sequence DNA encodes the following proteins:
- the LOC101970926 gene encoding serum amyloid A-3 protein gives MKLLISIVFCFLVLGVNSQRWGEFLKQAGQGTRDMWRAYSDMREANYKNSDKYFHARGNYDAARRGPGGAWAAKVISNARENIQRLTGHGAEDSKADQFANKWGRSGKDPNYFRPAGLPKKY, from the exons ATGAAGCTTTTAATTAGCATCGTTTTTTGCTTCCTCGTCCTGGGAGTTAACAGCCAAAGATGGGGCGAATTTCTCAAGCAAGCTGGTCAAG ggACTAGAGACATGTGGCGAGCTTACTCTGACATGCGGGAAGCCAATTACAAAAATTCAGACAAGTACTTCCATGCCCGAGGGAACTATGATGCCGCCCGTAGGGGACCTGGGGGTGCCTGGGCTGCTAAAGTGATCAG TAATGccagagagaatattcagagaTTGACAGGCCATGGAGCAGAGGACTCGAAGGCTGACCAGTTTGCCAACAAATGGGGCCGGAGTGGCAAAGACCCCAATTACTTCAGACCTGCTGGCCTGCCTAAGAAGTACTGA